The region ATTTAGCAAAAGCTCTAATCGCATCATCAGTAAATTCTAACTCTACATCTTCAACTTTTAATAATGCTTGATATTGTCTCAATAAAGAGTTTTTTGTATTTGTTAATATTTTATATAATGATTCTTCATCTAAATTATCTAATTCTACTCTTAAAGGGAATCTTCCTTGAAGTTCAGGTAATAAATCAGATGGTTTAGAAACATGAAATGCACCTGCAGCTATAAATAAAATATGATCAGTTTTGATTTGTCCAAATTTTGTATGAACAGAACTTCCTTCAACAATTGGTAATAAATCTCTTTGAACACCCTCTTTACTTGGGTCTTGATTTTGAGACTTCGTTCCCGTAGCAATTTTATCAATTTCATCTAAAAAGATTATTCCACCATTCTCTGCTCTTTTTATAGCTTCGATTTTAATAGCCTCTTGGTCTAAAAGTTTATCTCCAGCTACTTCTTTTAAAAGAACTTTTGCATCTTTGATTTTAACTTCTTTTTTAATCTTTTCTTTATTTAATCCACCTAACATTTTATTTAGGCTTTCTTGCATAGAAGTCATATCCATAGGCATTGATGAATCGATAATCTCTACATGGGTTTTTTTAGGAACTTCAATTTCAATAACTCTTTCATCTAGTTCCCCTGAAAGTAGTTTTTCTTCCATTTTATTATATGTTTTTATAAAAGATTCTCTTGCACTTTCAGTAGCACCATCTGGTAGAGGTGGAACTAGTTTTTCAATTATCTGTTTATTAATCTCATCATCAATTTTATCTTTTATTTTTTCTTCAAACTCTCTTGTAACTAAGTTAATTGATTCAAAAACTAAATCTCTAATCATAGATTCAACATCTCGACCAACAAAACCAACCTCAGTATATTTTGATGCTTCAACTTTAATAAATGGTAATCCCATCATTTTTGCAAGTCTTCTTGCTATTTCAGTTTTACCTACACCAGTGCTTCCTATCATAAGGATATTTTTAGGCATAATCTCTTCTCTTAACTCAGGAGACACATTCATTCTTCTAAATCTATTTCTTAAAGCAAGAGCGATTGTTTTTTTAGCATCATTTTGACCAATAATATAATCATCTAAATAAGATACAATCTGTTTTGGTGTTAATTCCATTATATATTAATCCTCTATCTCTAATATTTTAATATTTTGATTTGTATAAATACAAAGTTCACCTGCAATCATAAGTGACTCTTTTACTAAATCAACAGGTTTTAAATCAGAATGTTTAGCTAAAGCTCTAGCAGCAGAAATAGCAAAATTACCACCACTACCAATTGAGGCTATACTTCCATCTTCAGGTTCAACAACATCACCAGTTCCAGAAAGAATAAAAATATTTTCTTTATTTAATACAATCATCATCGCCTCTAATCTTCTTAGAACCTTATCTTTTCTCCACTCTTTTGAAAAAGCAACCACAGCTTTTAATAAATCACCTTTAGATGATTCTAAGTGTCCTTCAAACATATCAAAAAGGTTAAAAGCATCAGCTGTACTACCTGCAAAACCAGCTAAAATTTGATCTTTATATAGTTTTCTAATCTTAGTTGCATTTCCTTTTAAAACTGCATTTCCAAAAGTAACTTGACCATCTCCACCTATTACAGCTTCGCCTTGACCTTTATATGCAAGTATCGTTGTTGCTTCAAACATTAATTATTCTCCAATTATATCTACTTTTAGTGTAGCATGAACTCCATGCCCTAATTTACAATCTACTTCAAAAATTCCTGTAGCTTTTATTTTATCTTTTAATGTAATAGCTTTTTTATCAATATCTATATTAAACTCTTCTTGTAAAGATTCACTAATCTCTTTATTAGTTACTGAACCAATTAAATGTCCATTTGCTCCAACTTTATGTTTGATTGTAAGTTTAGTTGCATTTAATTTTTCTGCTAATTCATTAGCTTCTGCTATCTCTTTTGCTTCTTGAGCTGCTTTTATCTTTTGTTCTTCTGCATAATTTGCTAAAACTTCTTCAGTTGCATGAAGAGCAAAACCTTTTGCTATTAAAAAATTTTTACCATATCCATCTTTAACATCTTTTACGTCTCCTGCTTTACCAGTACCTTTTACATCTTTAATTAATAATACTTTCATTAGATCTCCAATTTTTAAAAGTTGAGTATTTTACAATAAAGTATTTGAAGTGAGTATTAAGGTCTAAGATTAGAGTTAGCTTAAAAAAACATAATTGGTTTTTTAATCAAACAGAAAATTAACAATCTAATCTTACAATTTGATTAACGGTCATTTTAAAGATAAATCCATATCCTAGCTCAATCAGTCTCCTCCTACTAATTTACTGAATGAGTTATACTCCTAAACTACTTTAAAATGACCCAAAGAACTATTGTATATTTATCTTATAACCACTTGTTCTATTTGATATGATTATATCTTCTCCAATAATTTGTCTTATTTTATGAATATGAAATCTAATTGAACCATTTTTATTATTTGAATTAGCAGGATATACACCATTTTCTAAATTTTTAGAACTTACAAAAAAACCTCTGTATTTTAGAAGATAAGCTATTATTTGAAGAGATTTTTGACCTATAAATATTTCTGATTTATTTTTTAAAATTTTTTTTCTAAAGATGTCATAAACTATATTATTTGAAATATTGATTAAATCTGAATGAACTTTATATTCTCTTCTAATTAATGCCTTTATTCTTAAAAGTAATTCACTCTCATCTATACTTTTAACAATACATTCATCACAACCATAAAGAAATGAAGCTTTCATTATATTAGGTCTTTTAGCAATAACAAGCTTCATTGTTTTATCTTTATATTCATTTAGAAGTTTAATAAACTTAAATCTAGAGATGTTTTTATCATCAATATCTATAATATATAAATCATAATGATTATAATAAGTATATTCTAAAAACTCATTTGTTGTCTCACAAATATTTAAATCAAAACTATTTTTTTCTAAAATATTAATAATTCTTATAATAGAGGTACCATAATCTTTTAAAACTAATACTCTTAAAGCTCTCAATATACTCTCCGTACATTTATATATCTTGAAAGTATTATAAAATATATCTATTAATTATTTGTTAGCTGATATAAAAAATTATTCAATTTCTGGTAAATTGTAAGCAAGTACAATACCAATTACTCCTAGAATAGATAAAAATAAAATAACTCCTGCTAAACTAATAATACTACTTAATGTTCCAATTAATCCACTAAAAAGTAAAACAATTCCAATTAGAGTATTACTAACAGCTACATAATCAGTTCTTTTATTTCCTTCTGCTAAATCAACCAAATATGTTTTTCTTCCTATACGAATACCTTGATATCCAATACTAAGAACAAAATATAAAATAGGCATTACCCAAATTATTGAAAATAAAGATGGGAAAAATATATCCATAAAAAAAATAAATATACCTAAAATACTACAAATCAAAGCTCCATATATCATAACTTTTCTACTTGAAACATCAGAAAACTTACCCCAAATTGGAGCTGAAAATAAACTAGCCATTCCACTTGATAAAATAAATAATCCAAGTAAATAAGTATTTGAATCTGAATTTTTTTGTGCTAAAACAACATAAAAAGGAGCACTTAATACTGAACATAAAAACAATGCCCTAGTTATTACAAAAAGTCTAAAGTTTTTATCCGTTTTTAAAATAGATAATTTTTGAAAAGCAACAACAGCTGCATTTCCTCCTCCATCAGTTTCCCCTTCAAACTCTTTAATACGACTGTATACAATACCTGCTATTATCCAAAAAAGACCAGCTAAACTTAATAAAACTGCAAAATTAGAAGGGGAAAATGGTTTCTCACCATTTATTAAAAAGTATATACCAAGAGCTATTACTAAAATACCAGCAGCACTTGCTGACAAACCATTTAAAGCACCTCTTCTAGTTTTAGGAATTGTTTTTCCCACAACATCTTTTGCAGCAACTGAACTTAAACCTCTTGCTAAACTAAAAAGTATCAATAAACCTATAATCGCATAACCTGCTGTAAGTCCCTCTAAAGTAAGTGCAACTATAGCAATACCTATCATACATAAAGCTTGTCCAAAACTTCCCAATACCCAAATATTTTTTCGTATGGGCATTTTTCTTATATATGCAGCTATAGCTAGTTGGGGTAATAAAGAACCCGATTCTCTTATTGGAACTAAAAAAGATATTAAAAAAATTGGAACATTTAAACTTTCCATTATCCAAGGTAAAACAACTTTTGCATTAGCAACAGAATCTGCTAGTTTATTAAAAAAGTAACTTATAATGGTAATAAAAAAATTACCTGGAACTACTTTACAAGCACTTTCATCTATTGCTTTACAAACTCTGGCATCTTCTTCATTTACCAATTTTTCATATAAAGATTCAATTTTTACTTTTTTTGTCATATTTTTCCATTTATTTTTTTGTAGAAAAACAGTATATTAAAATATAGCTATTAAAACAATTGAAAGCAATATTTGAAATTTAAATATATATCCAGCTAAAACTAAAGCATCCCAACCACTCTCTTTAATAGCTTTAAAACTAATTTTTAATCCTATGGCACTCATTGCCAAAAGTAAAGATATTTTAGAAAGTAAAGATATATAATCTATTATATTTTGTGGCAAAATCTGAGTTGTTGCTATAATTGAAAAAAAGATAAATCCCAATATGAATATAGGCATTTTAAACCTTTTTGAACTAAGAGTATTTTTTGTATTATTCTTTGAAACAAAAAATATTAACCAAATAATTACAGGGGTCAAAAGTAGGATTCTTCCCATCTTAACAATTGTTGCACTCTGTCCTACAGTTTCATTTACACCAAACCCTGCTGCAACAGCATGCCCTACTGATTGTAGTGTATTACCTAATAAAATACCTAATTCAACATCATTAAAACCTAATAACATTCCAATAAAAGGCAAAATAAAAAGTCCAGCTGTACCCAATAAATTTACAATCGCAATTGCTAAAGCAGACTTTTCTTTGTTCAATTTAACAATATCTTTAGTTGCTGCAATAGCGGCACTACCACAAACAGCATTTCCAATACCTAAAATCAATCCTAATTTTTTATCAAAGTTTTGTTTTTTTGATACATATAAAGCAAAAAATATTGTAGCAATTAAAGAGATTACAATTATAAGAATTGTATTTGCCCCTAATGCTTTTAGTACATTAAAATCTAAATTTATTCCCATTAAAGCGATAGAAAAAGAAAGAAGTGATTTTTCTGCAAATGTGATACCATGAGAAAATTTTGAAGGTATAGTGATACTATTTCCTAAAATAGCACCTAAAATAATAGCAATAGCAACAGAACCCACAGGTATATAACCTGACAACACTGTTGCAATTATAGCAACAGCAATACATAATAATAATCCATAAATTTTATTCATGGCGAATTATATAAAAAAAATTTATAATTAAAGCTTTTATAAATATAAATAAATCTTCTAACTCCAGATTTGTAAAGGGGGAGTATTTGCAACTGCTTTTAAAATATTTGCCCTTGAAACTATTCCTAAAAGATTATCATCTTGATCAACAATTGGAATTGCAGTTAAACTAAAATCAACCATTACTTTTGCAACTCTTCTAATATCAGTTATTGGATCTGCTGCAATAACTTCTCCTAAATCAAAACTAGAAAGTGGTCTTCTTAAAGTTGCATTTACATATTCTAAATCATTTAGTATTGAATTTAAAATATGCTTTTGATTTACCATAGCAATTATTTTTCCATCTTCATTTGTATCTATAATAGGAATTTGTCTTATCTCTTTTTCTTCCATAAGATTATAAGCTTCTTGAAGAGTATTATCTTGATTTAATACAATAACTTCTCTTGTCATTAAATCTTTTACATGAAATATTTGCTCAGAGGTATCAATATTTGCAATATTTCTATAGATTTGAGTAGCTTCTTCAACTTTATCATTTTCATAAAGTCTTTTTTTAGGTTTTGTTGAATGATCTTTAGGCAGACCCTCATTTATATTGTTTCTAACCTTTGCAACAGAATCAACATTTGACATACTATAAAGATTGTCTACTGTACTTCTAAAACTAAGTCCATTGTTACTGTATATTGCAAACATAGCTACTCTCTTTTTTTATTGTTTTAACTTGCTATATCTAAAGTGTTTGGCAAGTTATGTCTAATATTTCTTTTTTTAACATAGTTATTTAATCCAATATGATTATTATAACCTAAAAGTTTAGCAATTTTTCTAACAGATAAACCTACTGCTAATAACTCTTCTATTTTATCTCTTTGTTTATCAAATTTAGATTTTTGAATAGTACCTTTTGGCTTACCTAAACTTTCACCTTTTAATTTTTTAGCAGTAAGTGCTTCTTTTGTTCTTAAGCTCATTAAATCTTTTTCTAAATTAACAGTCATAGATATTACACCTAAAATCATTTGAGTTAACATATCTTTATCATCTACTAAGTCAAGATTTTGTTTTACTACAATTATTCTAATTTTATTAGAAAGTAAAAATCTAACAATCTCTAAAATAGTTTCTATTGTTCTTCCAAAAACATTTAAATTATAAACTAAAAGTGTAGATGAAGATTCACAACTTTTTAAAAAATCCAACATATTTTTTTCATCATCTGGAGTATCAATTACTATCTCAATCTCCTTGTAAACTGAAATATTGTTTCTACTTTTATAGTCAGACAAACCTTTCTTTTGGGTTTTAGTATACGACTCATTATTATTATTAACTCTTACAAAACTGAAAATTTTAGACATCTTTATTCCTTTAACAAAATTATAAATTTATATATAAATATCATACAATATGTTTACTTATATATAGTTTTTTATTATACAAAATGATATACCTTTCCAACTTACACTTTTCTTAAATTTTGATTAAATTTATAAGAAATTTTATAATTTTTTTATTAGTTTTTTTTGACTTTTGAAAATAAAGGGATTTTTGGCTAATATCTAACTCTTAATAAAAACTAATGAAGGTTTTGAAAGTGAAATTAGTTGTAGCTATAACCGGTGCTAGTGGTGCAAAACTTGGACTTAAATTTATCCAAAACTTACCAGAAAGTATTGAAGTGTTTGCTGTTTTATCAAAAAGTGCTAAAAAAGCACTAAAGCTTGAAGAAGGTATTGATATTACAAAACTTTTCAAAGAAAATGAAAAGATTCATATATTTAAAGAAAATCAGATTGAAGCTCCTATTTCTTCGGGTTCATTTAAAACTGATAAGATGATAATACTACCTTGTTCTATGAATACTTTAGCAAAATGCTCTGTTGGTATTTCAGATAATCTAATCACAAGAGCTTTTACTGTAATGTTAAAAGAGAAAAGAGAAATAGTACTTGCCCCAAGAGAGATGCCTTTTTCAACCATTGCACTTGAAAACATGCATAAGCTTTCTCAACTAGGAGTAATAATTGCGCCTCCTGTTTTGGCGTACTATTCAAAACAAAACTCATTAGAGTTAATGGAAGACTTTATGATTGGTAAATGGTATGATTTACTTAGAATTGAGCATAATTTATATGAAAGATGGAAATAGATATGCAGGTTAACGATAATACAACAACTTATAGAAAAGCAATATATAGTGGTACTTTTGATCCCATAACTAACGGTCATATGGACATTGTCAAAAGAGCTACATATATTTTTGATGAAGTGATTATAGCAGTTGCAAAAAGTGAAATGAAAAGTCCTATGTTTACACACGAACAAAGGGTAGCATTTGCCCAAGCAGCTACAAAAGATATGCCAAAAGTAAAAGTTATTGGATTTGATACTTTATTAGTTGATTTAGCAAGTGAACTTAAAATAAATACGATTATAAGAGGTCTAAGAGCTGTATCAGATTTTGAATATGAACTACAAATGGGATATGCAAACTCATCAATAAATAAAAAACTTGAAACACTTTATCTAATGCCTACATTAGAAAATGCTTTTGTTTCATCTACAATTGTAAGAGAAATTATTCGATTTAATGGGAAATTTGAACACTTAGTTCCACAGAAGGTATTAGAATGTATGTAGTAATTGAAGGTATAGATACAGCAGGGAAATCAACACAGCTTGATATACTAAAAGAAAACCACAAAGAGGCAATTTTTACAAAAGAACCAGGTGGTACAGAGATTGGGCTTAAACTAAGAGCTATGGCTTTAAATGGTGAAGCAAAGAGTAAAGTTGCAGAGATGTTTCTTTTTCTTGCAGATAGAGCAGAACATATTGAAGAGGTTATAAAACCTAATGAATATAAAATAGTAATTAGTGATAGAAGTGTTATAAGTGGTATAGCTTATGCATCCAATATGCCTATAGAGATAGTAACTACACTAAATCTTATAGCAACATCAAACACTTTACCATCACATGTTATCTTATTAGAATTATCTAAAGAGGAATTAACAAAACGATTAGAAGGTAAAACAAACGATTCTATAGAGTCTAGGGGTATTGATTATCTACTAGATATACAAGATAGAATGAAAAGAACAATTAAACAATTAAATTTAAATTATATTTTTATAGATGCTAGTTTAAGCATAGAAGAGATTTCAAAAAAGATTGAGGATTTTATTAATGGCTAATATTCAAAGCTTAAGAGGAATGAACGATATATTAGGTAGTGATAGTGAGTTATTTACATATTTTGTAGAAAATGCATCAAGAATTGCAAAAAATTATGGATTTACATATATAGAAACTCCTATTTTAGAAGAAACTGCACTTTTTAAAAGATCAGTTGGTGAGAGTTCTGATATTGTAAATAAAGAGATGTATCAATTTATTGATAAAGGTGAAAATGACGTATGTTTAAGACCTGAAGGTACAGCAGGTGTGGTAAGAAGCTTTGTTGAAAATAAATTTGATAGAGCTGGAGGAACTTACAGATGGTACTATTATGGACCAATGTTTAGATATGAGAGACCTCAAAAAGGAAGACTAAGAGAGTTCCACCAATTTGGTTGTGAAGTATTTGGTGTAAGCTCTGTTTATGAAGATGCAAATATCATTATGATGATAAAAGATATTCTAGATTTTTTCAAAATAGGATTCAAACTTGAACTAAATTCATTAGGTGATCAAAACTGTATGCCTGCGTATAGAGAAAAGCTGGTTAACTATTTAACAGATATAAAAGAAGATCTTTGTGAAGACTGTAATAGAAGGATTGAGACAAATCCAATCAGAGTTTTAGATTGTAAAAATGAAAACTGTCAAAAACTATTATACAATGCTCCAAAAATCACAAATAATCTTTGTGAAAAATGTGATACTGACTTTGAAAAATTAAAAGAGATTTTAGATTTCAATGATGTAGAATATGAGATTAATACAAACCTTGTTAGAGGTTTAGATTACTATTCTCAAACTGCATTTGAGTTTACATCAAATGAGATTGGTGCTCAAAGTGCAATCGCAGGTGGTGGAAGATATGATAGACTTGTTGAATTCTTAGGTGGAAGAGTAACACCTGGAATAGGATTTGCAATTGGAATCGAACGGTTACTTGAATTAGTTAAAATGCAAGAAGATGAAAAAGATGTAATTTATCTTGGAGCATTATGTGAAGATGCATTAAATATTTTAACAAAAATTGCAAGCAAAAAAAGAAAAGATTCTAAAACATTTATTGAATATTCTGTTAGAGGATTTGGAAAACACTTTAATCTTGCAGAAAAACAAGGTGCAAATATAGTTGCACTAATTGGTGAAAATGAGATTAAAGATGGAACAATCTTTATCAAAGATTTAAAAACAAAAGAAGATAAAACTATAAAACTTGAGGATTTTTAATTTTGGAAAATTATGGTATTAATATCTGGGCAGATGGTAATTTTATAATTGAAGATGGAGTAGTAAAGTTAAACTATGCATCTAAACCTTCACTAATAGATATGGTAAAAGATATTAGAGAAAAAGATTACAAAGGACCTTTACTTTTTAGATTCCCACATCTAATAGAAAAACAGATAGATAAATTGTATAGCTTATATTCAAATGCAATAAAAGAGTATGATTATAAAGGAAAATTTAATGCTGTTTTCCCTCTAAAAGTTAATCAACTTCCAAATTTTGTATTACCCCTTGTGAAAGCTGGAGAAAAATACAATTATGGTTTAGAAGCAGGAAGTAAGGCTGAACTTTTCTTAGCAATGACATATAATAAAATTGGTGCGCCAATTACAGTAAATGGATTTAAAGATAAAGAGATGATCCATTTAGGTTTTATTGCTAAAAAAATGGGACATGATATTACAATTATAATTGAAGGTCTAAATGAGCTTGAAACAATAATTGAAGTTGAAAAAGAAACATCTCTTCCTACTCCAAATGTAGGACTTAGAGTAAGACTATTTAATTCAGGTGGAGGAGCTTGGGCAAAATCTGGTGGAATTGATGCTAAATTTGGATTAAGTTCTACAGAGATTCTTGAGGCTTTTGAGATGTTAGAAGAGAATAACTTAGTAGATATTCTTACAATGATACATTTCCATATTGGTTCATCAATGGAAACAATTAAACCTTTAAAAAATGCCTTAAAAGAATCAGGACATATTTATGCTGAACTAAAAAACTTAGGGGCTGTAAATTTATCTGCAATAAATATTGGTGGAGGTTTAGCAGTTGAATACTCTCAATTTCATAGAACTGCACAATACCATCTTCAAGAGTTTGCAAATGATGTTATATTTACCCTTAAAAATATTGCCAAACAAAAAGGTGTTGAAGAGCCTAATATTTTCACTGAATCAGGAAGATTTATAAGTGCTAGTTCTACTGTACTAATTACTCCTGTATTAGAACTGTTTACAGCTGAATATGATGCTGAACATTTAAGATTAAAAGAAAAAAACCCACCTTTAATTGAAGAGTTAAGAGATTTATATAATGATATGAATTCTAAAACAGCACTGGAATATATGCATGATAGTATTGATCACTTAGAATCTTTATTAAAACTATTTGATTTAGGTTATATTGATTTAGAAGATAGAAGTAATGCTGAGATATTAAATAACCTTATTATCAAAAAAGCAATCTGGTTTTTAGAAGTTGATGATTATAAAGAGTTAAAAAGAATAGACAATAAAATTCAAGAAAAATATTTAGTTAATTTTTCTATATTTCAATCATTGCCTGATTTTTGGGGTATTAAACAAGAGTTTCCTATGATGCCTATTACACATCTAGATAAAAAACCAACAAGAAGTGCTTCACTTTGGGATATTACTTGTGATAGTGACGGTGAGATTGGGTTTAATCCAGAAAAACCACTTTATCTACATGATGTAAATCTAAAATTAGAAGAATACTATTTAGGTTTCTTCCATGTTGGAGCATATCAAGATATTTTGGGTATGAGACATAACCTTTTTTCTCACCCTACTGAGATTAATGTAGTTTTTGAAGATGGAAAATTAAAACTTGAAAAAATATTAGAATCACAAAAAATTATTGATATTTTAGAAGATATAGATCATGATACTAAAAATTTAAAAGAGGTATTAAAAACAA is a window of Halarcobacter sp. DNA encoding:
- the speA gene encoding biosynthetic arginine decarboxylase gives rise to the protein MLENYGINIWADGNFIIEDGVVKLNYASKPSLIDMVKDIREKDYKGPLLFRFPHLIEKQIDKLYSLYSNAIKEYDYKGKFNAVFPLKVNQLPNFVLPLVKAGEKYNYGLEAGSKAELFLAMTYNKIGAPITVNGFKDKEMIHLGFIAKKMGHDITIIIEGLNELETIIEVEKETSLPTPNVGLRVRLFNSGGGAWAKSGGIDAKFGLSSTEILEAFEMLEENNLVDILTMIHFHIGSSMETIKPLKNALKESGHIYAELKNLGAVNLSAINIGGGLAVEYSQFHRTAQYHLQEFANDVIFTLKNIAKQKGVEEPNIFTESGRFISASSTVLITPVLELFTAEYDAEHLRLKEKNPPLIEELRDLYNDMNSKTALEYMHDSIDHLESLLKLFDLGYIDLEDRSNAEILNNLIIKKAIWFLEVDDYKELKRIDNKIQEKYLVNFSIFQSLPDFWGIKQEFPMMPITHLDKKPTRSASLWDITCDSDGEIGFNPEKPLYLHDVNLKLEEYYLGFFHVGAYQDILGMRHNLFSHPTEINVVFEDGKLKLEKILESQKIIDILEDIDHDTKNLKEVLKTNLDDKTYKILKKYLHDNSYLKTTWS